Proteins from a genomic interval of Micromonospora sp. NBC_00389:
- a CDS encoding UPF0182 family membrane protein, with amino-acid sequence MRSSSPLPRMSRRGRVTIAVLVGVFVLFTLLGWGVQAWTDWLWFDEVRYTEVFTGVLVTRLLLFLAVGLGMALIVGGNLWLAHRLRPRLRPHSVEQATLERYRMALSPRLGTWIALTAAVVGLFAGLSAQSRWNQWLLFRNGGDFGIKDPEFGVDIGFYVFQLPFWRYLLGVAFTAVVLAVIGALAVHYLFGGVRLQGVGDRMSNAARAHLSSLVAVFVLLKAIAYVLDRRAMLLEYNEGAKLYGAGYADVNALLPAKEILAYISIVVAIAIIVFSNAWMRNLVWPGISLALLGVSAVAIGGIYPWAVQTFEVKPSAKDKEAPYIQRSIDATRAAFGLAATETTPYAASNLTPPANLATDTSVVSNVRLLDPQLVSETYTQLQQVRGFYDFGPKLDIDRYGVNGKTSDYVVGVREINYGELTDQQNTWINRHTVYTHGYGLVAAPANQVVCGGQPFFVSGFLGEKAQEACSSQTEQIPAKQPRIYYGERMAADDYAIVGQADPNKKAEFDRPVGEGGGESYTYTGEGGVEIGSFPRRLLYAIKEQESNFLLSEAVNKDSKLLYVRNPRDRVEKVAPFLTLDGDPYPAVVDGRVQWIVDGYTTAATYPYAERVNLQTETTDELTNRGTFQLARENVNYMRNSVKATVDAYDGTVKLYEYDDTDPVLKAWNKAFGGDLVLPKEEIPVELTEHLRYPADMFKVQRNLLTKFHVTNPGDFYSAQDFWQVPNVPDAPDSGQKQPPYYLFTQFPGQEGPRFQLTSAVTPNGRQNLAALISGSYVDGKPRLEVLELPDQTRISGPVQVHQQMTNNANIRQQLNLLSSNQAQVQYGNLLSLPFADGMLYVEPVYVKSNQQDAYPLLQKVLLSYGDGGSFVALADNINDGIKQLVDQGKRAGQGAPPPPTTGGNPTTPTPAPTQTPTPTPSAGTGTPPPTGELATAADRVQAAITEVRAAQTSGDFERYGRALKALDEALTAFQQAQQAANPAGTPTGGPAPSVSPTG; translated from the coding sequence ATGCGTAGCAGCAGCCCCCTTCCGAGGATGAGCCGGCGCGGACGCGTCACCATCGCCGTCCTGGTCGGGGTGTTCGTGCTCTTCACCCTGCTCGGGTGGGGTGTTCAGGCGTGGACGGACTGGCTCTGGTTCGACGAGGTCCGCTACACCGAGGTCTTCACCGGTGTGCTGGTCACCCGGCTGCTGCTCTTCCTCGCCGTCGGCCTAGGCATGGCGCTGATTGTCGGCGGCAACCTGTGGCTGGCCCACCGGCTGCGCCCGCGGCTGCGTCCGCACTCGGTCGAGCAGGCGACCCTGGAGCGCTACCGGATGGCGCTCAGCCCGCGCCTCGGCACCTGGATCGCGCTGACCGCCGCCGTGGTGGGGCTCTTCGCCGGTCTCTCCGCGCAGAGCCGGTGGAACCAGTGGCTGCTCTTCCGCAACGGCGGCGACTTCGGGATCAAGGACCCGGAGTTCGGCGTGGACATCGGCTTCTACGTCTTCCAGTTGCCGTTCTGGCGGTACCTGCTCGGGGTCGCCTTCACCGCCGTGGTGCTGGCCGTGATCGGCGCGCTGGCGGTGCACTACCTCTTCGGCGGCGTCCGCCTCCAGGGCGTCGGGGACCGGATGAGCAACGCGGCCCGGGCCCATCTGAGCAGCCTGGTCGCGGTCTTCGTGCTGCTCAAGGCAATTGCGTACGTGCTGGACCGGCGCGCGATGCTGCTGGAGTACAACGAGGGCGCCAAGCTGTACGGCGCCGGCTACGCCGATGTCAACGCGTTGCTGCCGGCGAAGGAGATCCTGGCCTACATCTCCATCGTCGTGGCGATCGCGATCATCGTGTTCTCCAACGCCTGGATGCGGAACCTGGTCTGGCCGGGCATCTCGCTGGCCCTGCTCGGCGTCTCCGCGGTGGCCATCGGCGGCATCTATCCCTGGGCGGTGCAGACCTTCGAGGTCAAGCCGAGCGCCAAGGACAAGGAAGCGCCGTACATCCAGCGCAGCATCGACGCGACCCGGGCGGCGTTCGGGCTGGCGGCCACCGAGACCACCCCGTACGCGGCGAGCAACCTCACCCCGCCGGCCAACCTGGCCACCGACACCTCGGTGGTGTCGAACGTGCGGCTGCTCGACCCGCAGCTGGTCAGCGAGACGTACACCCAGCTCCAGCAGGTGCGTGGCTTCTACGACTTCGGCCCCAAGCTGGACATCGACCGGTACGGGGTGAACGGCAAGACCTCCGACTACGTGGTCGGCGTCCGGGAGATCAACTACGGCGAGCTGACCGACCAGCAGAACACCTGGATCAACCGGCACACCGTCTACACCCACGGGTACGGGCTGGTGGCCGCCCCGGCCAACCAGGTGGTCTGCGGCGGGCAGCCGTTCTTCGTCTCCGGCTTCCTCGGCGAGAAGGCCCAGGAGGCGTGCTCCTCGCAGACCGAGCAGATCCCGGCGAAGCAGCCGCGCATCTACTACGGCGAGCGGATGGCCGCCGACGACTACGCGATCGTCGGCCAGGCCGACCCGAACAAGAAGGCCGAGTTCGACCGGCCGGTCGGTGAGGGTGGCGGCGAGTCCTACACCTACACCGGTGAGGGCGGCGTGGAGATCGGTTCCTTCCCGCGGCGGCTGCTGTACGCCATCAAGGAGCAGGAGTCGAACTTCCTGCTCTCCGAGGCGGTCAACAAGGACTCCAAGCTGCTCTACGTGCGCAACCCGCGGGACCGGGTGGAGAAGGTCGCGCCGTTCCTCACCCTGGACGGCGACCCGTACCCGGCGGTGGTCGACGGCCGCGTGCAGTGGATCGTCGACGGCTACACGACGGCGGCGACCTACCCGTACGCCGAGCGGGTCAACCTGCAGACCGAAACCACCGACGAGTTGACCAACCGGGGCACCTTCCAGCTGGCCCGGGAGAACGTCAACTACATGCGCAACTCGGTGAAGGCCACGGTCGACGCGTACGACGGCACCGTGAAGCTCTACGAGTACGACGACACCGATCCGGTGCTCAAGGCGTGGAACAAGGCGTTCGGCGGTGACCTGGTGCTGCCGAAGGAAGAGATCCCGGTCGAGCTGACCGAGCACCTGCGCTACCCGGCGGACATGTTCAAGGTGCAGCGCAACCTGCTCACCAAGTTCCACGTGACCAACCCGGGCGACTTCTACTCCGCGCAGGACTTCTGGCAGGTACCGAACGTGCCGGACGCGCCGGACAGCGGCCAGAAGCAGCCCCCGTACTACCTGTTCACGCAGTTCCCGGGGCAGGAGGGCCCGCGGTTCCAGCTCACCTCCGCGGTCACCCCGAACGGCCGGCAGAACCTCGCCGCGCTGATCTCCGGGTCGTACGTCGACGGGAAGCCCCGGCTGGAGGTGCTGGAGCTACCGGACCAGACCCGGATCTCCGGCCCGGTGCAGGTGCACCAGCAGATGACGAACAACGCCAACATCCGCCAGCAGCTCAACCTGCTCTCCAGCAACCAGGCGCAGGTGCAGTACGGCAACCTGCTCTCGCTGCCGTTCGCCGACGGCATGCTCTACGTCGAGCCGGTCTACGTGAAGAGCAACCAGCAGGACGCGTACCCGCTGTTGCAGAAGGTGCTGCTCTCGTACGGCGACGGCGGCTCGTTCGTGGCGCTCGCCGACAACATCAACGACGGCATCAAGCAACTGGTCGACCAGGGCAAGCGGGCCGGACAGGGCGCGCCGCCACCCCCGACCACCGGTGGCAACCCGACGACACCGACGCCGGCACCGACGCAGACGCCGACACCGACGCCGAGCGCCGGCACCGGCACTCCGCCGCCGACCGGCGAGCTGGCCACCGCTGCGGATCGGGTGCAGGCCGCCATCACCGAGGTCCGCGCCGCGCAGACCTCCGGTGACTTCGAGCGGTACGGTCGCGCGCTGAAGGCGCTGGACGAGGCGCTCACCGCCTTCCAGCAGGCGCAGCAGGCGGCCAACCCGGCCGGTACGCCCACCGGTGGTCCGGCGCCGAGCGTCAGCCCGACCGGCTGA
- a CDS encoding YlbL family protein encodes MRRRGLTVLLGALFTALLSIGVLRVPIPYVVLGPGPTVNTLGTAGGKEIIQISGRETSTSAGQLRLTTVGVQPTVRLRAAIAGWFSDDEAVVPRELVYPPGESTEQVEQRNAEDFQASETSAETAALRELGFPVQVVVKTVAADGPSAGELKVGDVVTSVDGQPVPVATKLTELIRAKPAGTALAIGYTRDGVPATATVTSREQDGRPRIGVEIDQQQPHPFTLDIDLEDIGGPSAGLMFALGIIDKLTPADLTGGKVIAGTGTIDDEGAVGPIGGIAQKLVGAKRAGAKAFLVPADNCAEAVRNPQPDLPLLRVGSLDEALTALETLRAGGQPTRC; translated from the coding sequence ATGAGACGTCGTGGCCTGACGGTCCTGCTCGGTGCCCTGTTCACCGCCCTGCTGAGCATCGGGGTGCTCCGGGTGCCGATCCCGTACGTGGTGCTCGGCCCGGGCCCGACGGTCAACACCCTCGGCACGGCCGGCGGCAAGGAAATCATCCAGATCTCCGGGCGGGAGACGTCGACCTCCGCCGGCCAGCTCCGGCTGACCACGGTGGGGGTGCAGCCCACGGTGCGGCTCCGGGCGGCGATCGCCGGCTGGTTCTCCGACGACGAGGCGGTGGTGCCGCGGGAGCTGGTCTACCCGCCGGGGGAGTCGACTGAGCAGGTCGAGCAGCGCAACGCCGAGGACTTCCAGGCGTCGGAGACCAGCGCTGAGACCGCGGCACTGCGCGAACTGGGCTTCCCGGTGCAGGTAGTGGTCAAGACGGTGGCCGCGGACGGCCCGTCCGCCGGGGAGCTCAAGGTCGGCGACGTGGTCACCTCGGTCGACGGCCAGCCGGTGCCGGTGGCCACGAAGCTCACCGAGCTGATCCGGGCCAAGCCGGCCGGCACGGCCCTGGCCATCGGCTACACCCGTGACGGTGTGCCGGCCACCGCGACGGTGACCAGTCGCGAGCAGGACGGCCGGCCGCGGATCGGCGTCGAGATCGACCAGCAGCAGCCGCACCCGTTCACGCTCGACATCGACCTGGAGGACATCGGCGGGCCGAGCGCCGGCCTGATGTTCGCCCTGGGCATCATCGACAAGCTGACCCCGGCCGACCTCACCGGCGGCAAGGTCATCGCCGGCACGGGCACCATCGACGACGAGGGCGCGGTCGGCCCGATCGGCGGGATCGCCCAGAAACTGGTCGGCGCGAAGCGCGCCGGGGCCAAGGCATTCCTGGTACCGGCCGACAACTGCGCCGAGGCGGTCCGCAATCCACAGCCCGATCTGCCGCTGCTGCGGGTGGGCTCATTGGACGAAGCATTGACCGCGCTGGAGACGCTGCGCGCGGGGGGCCAGCCGACCCGCTGCTGA